Proteins encoded together in one Chitinophaga sp. LS1 window:
- a CDS encoding ATPase has protein sequence MSTKTNYIASPYDYHFMLQHVSKTGKDLFGRDFVIEDVDKPVINRLLSYFLKDKRVAESEGISLHKGILLVGPVGCGKTSILKIMSNFCSSAEKPVFRSCSDVVFDFNTKGYEGIEPYTRGAFWSYSSQPLVHCFDDLGPEPIGNYYGNNTNVIAEILLSRYNYFISRKMITHITTNMNSDELEGIYGNRIRSRMREMFNLVVYSNLSTDKRK, from the coding sequence ATGTCGACAAAAACAAATTATATAGCGAGCCCCTATGATTATCATTTTATGCTGCAGCATGTGTCCAAAACAGGGAAAGATCTTTTCGGCCGCGATTTTGTAATCGAGGATGTTGATAAGCCAGTGATCAACAGGTTGTTATCTTATTTCCTGAAAGATAAAAGAGTGGCGGAATCGGAAGGGATCAGCCTACACAAAGGCATACTCCTCGTTGGTCCGGTAGGGTGTGGTAAAACATCTATCCTGAAGATCATGAGCAATTTTTGCTCTTCGGCGGAAAAACCTGTTTTTCGTTCGTGCAGCGACGTGGTATTTGATTTTAATACGAAGGGATATGAGGGTATTGAACCTTATACCAGGGGCGCGTTTTGGTCATACTCTTCTCAGCCACTCGTCCATTGCTTTGACGACCTCGGACCGGAACCTATAGGGAATTACTATGGGAATAATACCAATGTCATCGCAGAGATTTTATTGTCACGGTACAACTATTTTATTTCCAGGAAAATGATCACGCATATTACGACGAACATGAATAGTGATGAGCTGGAAGGAATATATGGAAATCGCATTCGTAGTCGTATGCGCGAGATGTTTAACCTGGTTGTTTATAGCAATTTGTCAACAGATAAACGAAAGTAA
- a CDS encoding colicin E5-related ribonuclease, with amino-acid sequence MATDTGGNVNLVPLYGNKHYDSTTRPLPPRKPFLKVHGNVMYDYYYQSGVDTPYQQKNIYQHTVQTSLDLTISDQYPIRVNFTTARGNSTLFRNITGILNGATAVNKYAELKAFAESGRATSVYGIIDKKIADQMLYRKWTGELIDETILHPYTTRVSTNKATGVESTVFYQENGSYVIRENNTNKIIQISDRTVPDWIPDDNIINPYIPKK; translated from the coding sequence ATGGCTACTGACACCGGCGGCAATGTTAACCTGGTACCCTTGTACGGTAATAAACACTATGATAGCACCACCCGGCCGCTACCACCCCGCAAGCCTTTCCTGAAGGTGCATGGGAATGTTATGTATGACTATTACTACCAATCCGGCGTTGATACCCCATATCAGCAAAAAAATATTTATCAGCATACTGTACAGACTTCCTTAGACCTCACTATCAGTGATCAATATCCCATACGTGTGAATTTTACCACTGCCAGAGGTAACTCTACGCTGTTTCGCAATATCACAGGTATTTTAAATGGTGCTACTGCAGTGAATAAATATGCAGAATTGAAGGCTTTTGCTGAGTCAGGTAGGGCAACCAGTGTTTATGGCATAATAGACAAAAAAATTGCTGATCAAATGTTGTATAGAAAATGGACTGGAGAGTTAATTGATGAGACAATATTACATCCATATACTACAAGAGTCTCTACAAATAAAGCAACAGGAGTAGAGTCTACAGTTTTTTATCAAGAAAATGGATCCTACGTAATAAGAGAAAATAATACTAATAAAATTATTCAAATTAGCGATAGGACAGTTCCTGATTGGATTCCTGATGATAATATTATTAATCCATATATTCCTAAAAAATAA